Within the Setaria viridis chromosome 3, Setaria_viridis_v4.0, whole genome shotgun sequence genome, the region ATAAGTATAAATGCCTTCAGAACCACATTTGTGAAGAGACCAATTAATTAGCTATTCTGAACCCAAATTAACAGATGAGACAGAAGTTCCTCTGAAGCCTCTGAAGTTGTCACCTTCAGCATAAGATCATGTCCTGAGGAATCCTCCTCTCCCAATGTTCAACCTATTATATTTGCCATAGCAAACCCTTTTTTCCCTATCCTACTTCCTACCTCCAAAGTCCTAAGATGGGGCATATATTCCTTTGCCTCAACTTGAGCCTACTTGCAACTTGATATGTAAGATTGGTCCATATATTGAAATATTTTTGTGTTTAGGAGAAAACTCTGAATATTAAATCTCAAGTACCAACTCAGAATTGTTTTAAGTTCAGGCACAGTGAATTCCATCTGAAGTCCAGGATCTTTTAATTTTGACACACAAGAAACATTCAGTAGTTCAGTTCAACAAATTACAATTTTGCATCATTCATATGTCTCTAGATTGCTCATGAAACAACACTGATCAGTAACCAATGTTATAACTAGAGGCACTAGCTGCTAGAAAGAATCGTAATTAAATGATGGTTCCTGGGAGTGGCCCCACCATTGCAGGTAGAGGTTCCAGCAGTGCTCCATAAGTAAGTGCAGTTATTTCAAATCAAAGGGTAACGACAAGGTACCAAAGATCAAACATCATCAGTCTTTTCATTCAGCAATTTTTACCAACCTATATATATCTAAGCTTCCTTGCACCTTGCGATGATGCACTAAACTAAATAGAAGGGACAAAGGGATGAAAATACTGATTACCTTCCTTGCTTCAGGTGAAATCCTCTCAGTGACTGATGAACCGAAAGGCACCCACCCGCTGAAGACTGCTCCTCCACCTAGCTTCTTCGGATAAAGCAACACACTAGCTAATGTCAGGGCACCTGCAGAGCCACGTTTCACTATTTAGTTCGCAACATCTCCAACATTTTACCCTCTCCGGAAAAACAACAGATTCAATATATCAATCTGTCCTCACCTCCTTGGCTAAAACCACAAACAAATATGTTGTCAGGGTGGATGCCATCGGCAACTTCCTTATCTATCATGGCGTGCACATTTTCCACAGCCTTCAGAACCCCAGCCTCATCTTGCGGAGAACCCTACCCATTCAAGATTTCATCTAGATCAACATCTAACGCCACATTTAGATATATGTTTACAAGTGGTAGCTAGTGAACTCACAGCACTCATGGGCAGCTCGTGGATGTCGAACCACGATGGCATCACAAAACCATCTGCAGGGAGGGAAATTGCTCTAGGGATCAGCTGATGCTAACTTGATGCAGTTATAGAGGAGGTAAAGAAGCGGGAGGGTGTGGAGGAAGCTCACTGTTGCAGGAGACGGGGGAGCGGGGGGCGGAGGGGAAGGACCACTTGGTGAGGCGGAACTCCGGGGCGGAGAAGAAGTTGCGGATGGGCTCGTTGGCCGGGCCAGAGTCGCCGAGGCCGTGCAGCCACAGCACGAAGCTCCGGTTGCGCCCCGCCATgtgggaggaggggacgagctgGGCGGGAaggccgggcggcggcgtgcggcggcggagtgAGGCGACGAGGAGCGAGGCTGCGGCGATGGCCGCGGCGAGGGTGAAGAGGAAGCGGACCAGGCTACTCATGGATCGTGGGCCGAGCC harbors:
- the LOC117848431 gene encoding probable carboxylesterase Os04g0669500, translating into MSSLVRFLFTLAAAIAAASLLVASLRRRTPPPGLPAQLVPSSHMAGRNRSFVLWLHGLGDSGPANEPIRNFFSAPEFRLTKWSFPSAPRSPVSCNNGFVMPSWFDIHELPMSAGSPQDEAGVLKAVENVHAMIDKEVADGIHPDNIFVCGFSQGGALTLASVLLYPKKLGGGAVFSGWVPFGSSVTERISPEARKTPILWSHGIADRTVLFEAGQAGPPFLQKAGVSCEFKAYPDLGHSLSKEELLYLESWIKSRLSASQEKDN